From Kwoniella europaea PYCC6329 chromosome 3, complete sequence, one genomic window encodes:
- a CDS encoding FK506-binding protein 1, giving the protein MFRSLLSTSTRTLRINQYRNFSSTAIKMGVTVETLSQGDGKTFPKPGDQVTIHYVGTLLDGSKFDSSRDRGSPFVCRIGQGQVIKGWDEGVPQLSVGQKAILTCTPDYAYGARGFPPVIPANSTLKFEVELLKVN; this is encoded by the exons ATGTTCAGATCCCTtttatcaacttcaactAGAACCTTACGCATAAATCAATACAGAAACTTTTCTTCTACGGCTATCAAAATGGGTGTTACCGTTGAA ACTCTCTCTCAAGGTGATGGAAAGACCTTCCCTAAGCCTGGTGACCAAGTTACCATCCACT ACGTTGGTACCCTCCTTGATGGATCCAAATTCGATTCCTCAAGGGACAGAGGATCACCTTTCGTCTGCCGAATCGgtcaagg CCAAGTCATCAAAGGCtgggatgaaggtgtacctCAACTCTCTGTCGGTCAAAAAGCCATTTTGACTTGTACCCCCGATTACG CCTACGGTGCCAGAGGTTTCCCTCCTGTCATTCCTGCCAACTCCACCCTCAAATTCGAGG TCGAACTCCTTAAAGTCAACTAA
- a CDS encoding FK506-binding protein 1: MGVTIEPLSPGDGKTFPKERQMVAIHYVGTLADGTKFDSSRDRGRPFVCMIGVGQVIKGWDEGVLKLSLGQKANLICTPDYAYGEAGHPPVIPRNATLKFEVELLQIQDA; this comes from the exons ATGGGAGTCACTATTGAA CCTCTCTCACCAGGGGATGGGAAGACTTTCCCCAAAGAACGACAAATGGTTGCTATCCACT ACGTCGGTACCCTCGCTGATGGAACTAAATTCGACTCTTCAAGAGATAGAGGTCGACCTTTCGTTTGTATGATTGGTGttgg CCAAGTCatcaaaggatgggatgaaggCGTATTGAAACTTTCATTAGGTCAAAAGGCCAATTTGATCTGTACACCTGATTATG CATATGGCGAAGCTGGTCATCCACCTGTTATCCCCAGGAACGCTACTCTCAaatttgaag TCGAACTACTCCAAATTCAAGATGCCTAA